One Capsicum annuum cultivar UCD-10X-F1 chromosome 2, UCD10Xv1.1, whole genome shotgun sequence genomic window carries:
- the LOC107860528 gene encoding defective in cullin neddylation protein AAR3 isoform X3 yields MTCRKATIFEEVYKLKLRLNLEADFSEFSRFYDFVFFVCRENGQKNITISKAVTAWKIVLAGRFRLLDHWCNFVEKNQRYNISEDTWQQVLAFSRSVHENLEGYDREGAWPVLIDDFVEHMYRIGGVDTISNSFCSCGDSGAQPFKDSLPGLKNFPGLKRKSCGNLQRLEESSHGSPGMDIIVNSKRRHITFGNQSVHWAENQSHDYLEIVKANSPLNHSASPCAVEGCLSKGFAGLLSGPSCLQFDQEMRTSYT; encoded by the exons GCAGACTTCTCTGAGTTCTCGCGTTTCTATGATTTTGTCTTCTTCGTTTGCAGAGAAAATGGACAAAAGAACATCA cTATAAGCAAAGCTGTTACTGCTTGGAAAATAGTTTTAGCTGGAAGGTTTCGGCTACTTGACCACTGGTGCAACTTTGTTGAG AAAAATCAGCGATACAATATATCTGAGGATACTTGGCAGCAAGTTTTGGCCTTCAGCCGTTCTGTGCATGAAAATCTCGAAGGATATGATCGGGAAG GAGCTTGGCCTGTTTTGATTGATGACTTTGTTGAGCACATGTACAG GATTGGAGGAGTTGATACTATTTCTAACTCATTTTGTAGCTGTGGTGATTCGGGAGCCCAGCCATTTAAGGATTCTTTGCCTG GGTTGAAAAATTTTCCTGGTTTGAAGAGGAAATCTTGTGGCAATCTACAAAGACTAGAAGAATCATCTCATGGATCTCCAGGCATGGATATCATTGTCAATTCCAAGAGGAGGCACATTACTTTCGGCAACCAAAGTGTTCACTGGGCAGAAAACCAATCACATGATTACTTGGAAATTGTTAAGGCAAATAGCCCATTAAACCATTCTGCATCTCCTTGCGCTGTTGAAGGTTGTCTATCCAAGGGTTTTGCAGGATTGTTGTCAGGTCCTTCATGTTTGCAGTTTGATCAAGAAATGAGAACTTCGTATACATAG